DNA sequence from the Candidatus Nanopelagicales bacterium genome:
CGCTGTCGACGCCGATCTCGCCGTCCATGCGCTCCACCAGCCGCCGCGCGATCGACAGGCCGAGCCCCGAGCCGCCGTACCGGCGCGTCGTGGAGGCATCCGCCTGGACGAACGGCTGGAACAGCTTCTCGGCGTCCTGCCGCGTCATCCCGATGCCGGTGTCGCGCACCTCGAACCGCAACCGGACCGCGCTGGCGTTGGCGTCCAGGCCGTCCGCGGGGAGCGCGTCGTCGACCTCGAGCCGGATGTCGACCGTGCCGCTGTCGGTGAACTTGACCGCGTTGGACAGCAGGTTGAGCAGCACCTGCTGCAGCCGGACCGGGTCGCCGATGACGACCGGCGGCACGGCGTCGGCGGCCGACCAGCCGAGGTCGAGACCCTTGGCCTCGGCCCGGCCACTGACCATGCCCAGGGACCGACCCACGAGGTTGCGGGGGTCGACCTCCAGCGCCTCCAGCTCCAGGTGCCCCGCCTCGATCTTGGACAGGTCCAGGATGTCGTTGACCAGCGCGAGCAGCACCTCCGCGCCGTCCCGCTGCCGCTGGGCGAGTTGGTGCTGCTCACCGTCGAGCTCGGTGTCCAGCAGCAGGTCGGTCGCGCCCAGGATCGTGGTCAGCGGAGTGCGTAGCTCGTGCGTGATGGTCGCCAGGAAGTCGCTCTTCGCGTGGGATGCGGCCACGGCGGCGTCCCGGGCCTCGCGGGCCTCGCGCTGGGCCCGGGTGAGCCGGGTGACGTCGAACGCGGTCATGACGACGCGTTCCTCGTCCACCCGGGAGATGACCACCTCCTCGACCCGGGTCTCGCCGTCGGCCCCGTGCGCCGGTCGGGTGACCGTCATCCGGTGCGGAGCCGCGTCGTCAGCCGCCGCGACGATCTCGTCGTACAGGCCGGAGTCCTCCGCGCCCGGGTCCGCCACCAGCAGGTTGAGCCCGACGACGTCGCGGACCTCCAGCCCCGGCGGGCAGGCCGGCTCGTTGAGGAAGTCGTACGTCAGCCCCACGACCGCGCCACCGGTGCTGCGATGCACGCGCAGCACCGCGAACGGGTTGGGCGAGCTGTCCAGGGCCACGTACAGCAGTCGACGCGCGCGGGACGCGAGCATGGCGGCCTGGTGGACCTGCTCCTCCAGCCTGCGGGTCTCCCCGAGGTCGCGCAGCACGACCAGCACCGAGGCGTCGTCCACCGGCATCGTCGACCAGTCCAGCTCGGCCCACCCGCTGGCGACCTGCACCGCGCGCCGGCCGTGTGCCCGGCCACCGTCCGTCAGCGCGGAGGCCGCCAGTTCGGCCAGGGCCGCCCCGGCGGGGTCGTCCGGGTCGACCACGACCCCCGGGGCCAGCGCGGGCACCAGCACTCGGGCCGCCTCGTTGGCGGTCTCCACCACCCAGCCGGTGCTGTCGGGCAGGTCCGGGCGCAGCGCGTGCAGCATGACCAGCCCGTCCGGCAGCGCGTCCAGCGTGGCGTCCAGCCGGGCCCGGGCGGTGGCCTCGGAGCGGCGTAGCCGCTCCCGCTCGGTGCGGTCCACGAAGAACGCGACCATCCGGTCGGGGGGCACCGGTGCCTGGTGGAACTCCACGACGCGACGCCCCCCGGTGCCGTCGGGCAGCGTCATCGAGCCGGTCACCGAGTCCCGCCACCGGCCCGCGTCGACGTGGTAGCCCCACAGCGCGTCGGCCACCTCCGGCTGCAGGGTCCGGATGCTCGACCCCAGCCTCCAGCCCGGCGGGAGGACGGCGGTGAACAGGTCCAGCGCCGCCCGATTGGCGTGCTCGACGACCATGTCGACGACCTCGCCGTCGGCGTCGATCACCACGCGGTCGACCACCGCGGCCATCGGATGGGCGTCGACCAGCGCGGCGATCGGGTCGTCGCCGGGAGCAGCCACGCCTGGCAGCCTAGGGCGGTCGGGGCGCAGTTGCCCGGCCTGTGCGCGGTCCGCCGGGGGTGCTCGAGCCTCGCCGCCCGTTCGTGCTAGGAGGCGCCGAACGCCGAGCCGGGGCCGCTCACGTCCAGGCCGCCGTCGGCCACGACCGTGGTACCCGTGATGTAGTCCCCGGCCGGGGAGAGCAGGAACGCGATCACGGCGGCGACCTCGTCGGCGGCCTGCAGCCGGGCCAGCGGCACGATCTGCGCGATCTGGTCGGGGTCCAGGCCGTAGCGCTCCCACGCCGGGGTGTGCACGATGCCCGGTGCCACGGCGGCCAGCCGGATCCCGTGCCGGCCCCACTCCACGGCGAGGGTCCGGGTCAGGCTCTCCACGGCCGCCCGCGCGGCCGAGGAGTGCGCCATCCCCGGCATGCCGCGGCGCGGCGTCATGGTGACGCTGACGACCTTGCCGTACCCGGCGGGGATCATCGAGCGGGCCGCCACCTGGGTGGTGACGTACCAGGTCGCGTCCAGGTTCAGCCGGGTGACGGCGCGGAACCCCTTGGGGGTGATCTGCTCGGCGGGCGAGACGAACTGGCCGCCGGCGTTGTTGACCAGCAGGTCGACCCGGCCGAACGCATCGAGCACCCGGTCCAGCATCGCGTCGACCTGGTCGGTCTCCCGCACGTCGCACGACACCGGGAGCAGCTCGGGGCGGTGCGGCAGCTCGCGGGCGACCTCGGCCGTCTCGGCCAATGCCTCCAGCCGCCGGCCCACCACCGCGACCCGGGCCCCGAGTCGGGCCAGCAGCACCGCGGTGGCCCGGCCGATGCCGGACCCGCCCCCGGTGACCAGGGCGGTCCGGCCCTGCAGGCAGCCGTCGCGGAGGGTCGCCAGCGCCGCGGCGTTGGTGGGGGCGGTCATGGCCCCACCCTAGGAGCGGGGGCCGGGGGCCCGTGGTCGGGTCCGCCGTGGTGGGGCGGGTGCCCGAGGACGCGCCGGCCGGCGGCGATCGCGGTGGGCACGTCGGCGTCCATCGCCACCGCGCCGACCAGGGCCTGCACCGAGTCGGCCACGTCCCGGTCGATGTCGGCACGCCGCCGACGCCGGGACCCCCGACCCTGGGAGCCCTGCCGGAGCGGGCGCAGCCCCAGCCGCGCCCCGGCCGCGGCGAGCCGGTGGTTGTTGTCCAGCGCGCGCCGGCGTTCCGACAGCACGCCCTCGTCGGCCGTCGGCAGTTCCTCGTACAGCGCGGTCGCCGACGAGGCCTCCAGCACCGCGTCCCCGAGCAGGGCCAGGCGGCGGCGCTGCGCTCCCGGCTCGACCGCCCAGGCCGCCCAGCCGGGGGTCGCGAAGCCGTGCCCGAGGGCGCCCTCGAGCCGGGCCAGGTCGGCGGGCCCGCGGCCGGGGGGCCGGGTGACCCGCACCTGCTGCTCCGACAGCACCGGATCGGTGACCAGGTGGCGGGCGACCGCGGCCGCGGCGACCGGCCCGGCGTCCACCCAGGCGGCGCCGATGCAGGCCTCGACCCGGTCGGCCAGCCGCTGCGAGGAGGCCCGGAACCCGCCGACCGGAGGCAGTCCGGACACCCGGGCGACGCGGGTCAGCGCCCGGTCGCTCACCAGCTGCTGGCGACGGTCGGAGACCGCGCCGAGGTCGGGGTTGTCCCAGCGCTGGCGCTCCAGCAGTGCCCGCACGGTGACCGCGTCGAGCAGCGAGTCGCCGACCCACTCCAGCCGCTGGAACAGCGGTCCGCGCGGGTCGACCAGCGCGTGCACCAGCTCGGGGTCGCGCAGCCGCAGGCCGAGGGCGTCGTCGAGGCGCTCCACCCGCTCGGCCTCGGCCGGGTCGAGGTCGGCCCGCCAGTCCGGCCGCTCGGGCGGGTGCCCGGTGGGCGGCTGAGCGGTCACGGCGTCATGCTGCCGCGCCCGGGGGGCGTGCGGGTGCCCGGGGTCAGGGCTGCAGCGCCGGCACCCGGCCGAAGAACACGTGACTGGACCAGATCGGCACCCTGCTCACGACGTCGCCGGTGCGCGGGGAGTGCCACACCCGGCCGCCGCCGGCGTAGATGGCCGCGTGGTAGACCCGACCGCCGGAGTGGAAGAAGACCATGTCGCCCCGCTTGGCCTGGGAGCGTGGGATCGGGGTCGTGGAGGCCCACTGGTCGCGGGACACCCGGGGCAGCGAGATGCCGACCTGGCGGAACACGTACGAGGTGAACCCGGAGCAGTCGAAGCCGGTGTTCGGCGACGTGCCGCCGGCGCGGTAGGGGATCCCGGCCAGCCGGGCCGCCTCGACCATGATCTGGATCCGGGTGGCGCGGATGGCGGCCGCGCGGGCCTGGGCGCGGGATGCCGCCTGCTCGGCCCGGCCGTACGCGGCCGACGCGTCGGCGGACCCGCCGGACCCGCCGCTTCCGTCGGCGCGGGGGACGGCGACGGCCGCCGGGGTGGTCGCGGCGGCCGGGGTGGCCGCGGTGGCGGGGGATGCGGGCAGGACCAGGCCGGCGGTCAGCAGTCCGGCAGCCAGGGCGGCCGCGACTGCGGCCGGGCGGCGCGAGGGACGCACGGGGCTTCCTCTCCGACGCCTGCGAGGTGAGCTGTCGGGTTCGGACCGGGAGGTGGCCCGGCCGTCCGGCGTGCGCCGTCCGGCTTCACCCCGAGGACTCCGCGGAGGAGCCCGGTGGTGGGTCCCCCGCTCCCGCCGCGCGTGGTTGTGCGGGTGGCCCGCGGGCGGCGGCGGGACTCGGCGTTCCGCCCGGGGTGGCCCCCTCCCTCGGAGGCCGAGGGCGAGGCTAGCGAAGTGTCACGCGTAAGTCACGACCGGGTCACGGTCGTGACTCCGGGGTGCTGCCACGACCGGGTCACGGTCGTGACTCCGGGGTGCTGACAGCGAGGCGGGTGCTCAGGCCAGCGCGAGGAACAGCTTCTCCAGCTGCTCGGGCGTCATCGGGGGCGCCTCGCCCCGCTCCTGGGCGGCCGCGCACTGCTGCAGGCCGTTCGAGACGATCTTGAAGCCGGCCCGGTCGAAGGCCCGCGACACCGCGGCCATCTGGGTGACGACCTCGCCGCAGTCGCGGCCCTCCTCGATCATCGCGATGATCCCGGCCACCTGGCCCTGGACCCGGCGCAGCCGCGTGACCACGTCGCGGCGGCAGGCTTCCTCGATCTGCATGGGGACTCCTCCACGCGACGGGGGCGCCGGATCGGTGCCCTACCCCCCAGGGTACGCGCCGACCGCGGCCGGCGGGGCCGGACGCGTCCGCGCCGCCCACGCGTCGTTCCGCCGGGGGGCGGGAACCGGCCAGGTCAGCTCGGCACGTCGACGAACACGTACGCCGCCACGTCGTGGCCGAGCTCGACGTACTCCCCCGCACTGCCGACGAGGACGCCGCCGGGGGCGCGCAGCACCTTGACCGAGCCACCGGGGACCGCGCCGGCGCGGCGCAGCAGCGCCATCGTCTGCGGGTCGTTCTGCACCGGCTCCCCGATCCGCCGCACCACCACGCGCGCCACCTCGTCGCGCGCCGCCTGATCCAGCGGGGCCAGGCCCGCGTCCGCGGCCGCCGTCGCCGGCGACCCGTCCGGGACCTCGCCGAGCTCGTCCAGTCCCGGGATCGGGTTGCCGTACGGCGAGGTGGTCGGGTGATCGAGCAGCTCCAGCAGCCGGCGCTCGACCGAGTCGGAGATGACGTGCTCCCATCGGCAGGCCTCGGAGTGCACGTCCGCCCAGTCCAGCCCGATGACGTCCACGAGCAGGCACTCGGCCAGCCGGTGCTTGCGCATGACCCGGGTCGCCAGCTCCCGGCCGGCCGGGGTCAGCTCGAGGTGTCGGTCGCCCTCCACCGTGAGCAAGCCGTCGCGCTGCATCCGGGCCACCGTCTGGCTGACGGTCGGGCCCGACTGGCCCAGCCGCTCCGCGATCCGGGCCCGCAGCGGGGTGATGCCCTCCTCCTCGAGCTCGAAGACGGTGCGCAGGTACATCTCCGTCGTGTCGATGAGATCGCTCACTGCACATCCTCGTTCGGGGCCGGGTCCGGGCCGCCGGTCCGCCGGCCGCGCCGCCCCCATTCTGTCGTCCCTCCGGCGTGTCGTCCCTCCGTCTGCCGTCCCCTCCGGTCTGTCCCCGGTGCGGGCGAGCCCCGGGATGCCGGGGTGGCCGGGCTGGCCTAGCGTTCCCGCGTGCCGACCCTGCTGTGGTTCCGCCGTGACCTGCGGGTCCACGACCACCCGGCCCTGCTCGAGGCCGCCCGCGAGGCGGCGGCCGACGGGGACGGCCGGGTGCTGCCCCTGTTCGTGCTGGACCCCGCCGTGTGGGATCCGGCCGGCCCGGTCCGTCGCGCCTACCTGCTGCGCTCGCTGGCCGCGCTGCGCGCGGACCTCGGCGGCACCCTGCTGGTCCGCGCCGGCGACCCGAGCGCGGTGGTGCCCGCCGTGGCGGCCGACTCCGGCGCCGGCTCGGTGCATATCAGCGCCGACTTCGGGCCGTACGGGTCCGCCCGCGACCTACGGGTCGAGGCCGGCCTGGCCGGGGACGGCCGCCGACTGGTCCGGACCGGGTCGCCGTACGCGGTCGCGCCCGGCCGGGTCACCAAGGACGACGGGACGGCGTTCCGGGTCTACACGCCGTTCTTCAAGGCCTGGCTGCGGCACGGCTGGCGGGCGCCGGCACCGGACCCCGACCCGGCGCCCACCTGGTGGTCCCCCCGCGACGGCGACCCGCTGCCCGACGAGCCCGACCTCGGCGACCTGGTGCTGCCGCCCGCCGGGGAGGCGGCCGCGTACGCACGCTGGGACGCGTTCCGCGCCACCGGGCTGGCGGCGTACGCCGACGATCGCAACCGGCCCGACCTGCCGAGCACGAGCGCCCTCGGCCACCACCTGAAGTGGGGCGAGATCCACCCGCGAACGCTGCTGGCCGAGCTCGGGGACACCCCCGGCGAGGAGGTCTTCCGCAAGGAGCTGGCCTGGCGGGAGTTCTACGCCGACGTCCTCGCCCAGCGCCCGGAGTCCGCGCGCCACAGCCTGGACGAGCGGTTCGTCGCCATGACCTGGGACGCCGGAACGGCCGCGGACGAGGCGTTAGAGGCCTGGGCCGCGGGCCGCACCGGGTACCCGTTCGTCGACGCCGGGATGCGCCAGCTGCGAGCCGAGGGCTGGATGCACAACCGGCTGCGGATGGTGGTGGCGTCCTTCCTGGTGAAGGACCTGCACCTGCCCTGGCAGCGCGGCGCGCGGCACTTCCTGCACTGGCTGCGCGACGGCGACCTGGCGAGCAACAGCCACGGCTGGCAGTGGACCGCGGGCAGCGGCACCGACGCCGCGCCGTACCACCGGATCTTCAACCCGGTCACCCAGGGGCTGCGGTTCGACCCCGACGGCGACTACGTGCGGCGGTACGTCCCCGAGCTGCGCCACCTCCCCGGCGCGGCGGCGCACGAACCGTGGGACGCCGCCGACGGGTACGCCCACGGCTACCCGCCGCGGCTCGTCGACCACGCGGTCGAGCGCACCGTCGCCCTGGCCCGCCTGGACGCGGTGAAGGGGGACCCCGCGCGCCGGACCGGATGATGATCACCACGGGTGGCAGACTCCCGGCATGCACTCGATCGCCGTCCTCTCCCTCAAGGGCGGCGTCGGCAAGAGCACGGTGACCCTGGGTCTGGCTGGCGCGGCCGCGGCTCGGGGTCTGCGCACCCTGGTGGTGGACCTGGACCCGCAGGCCAACGCCACCGCCGCCCTGGACACCGGCGAGCACGAGTTCACCTCCGGCGACGTCCTGGCCGACGCGCGCGCCGGCATCGCCGCCGACGCGATCACCCCCACCGGCTGGGGGCCGCAGGTCGACGTCATCGCTGCCGACCGGGCGCTGGAGCACCGCAACGTCCCCGAGGGCCGGGACTCCTCGCTGCGGCTGCGGGTGGCGCTGTCCGGGCTGGAGACCAGGTACGACCTGGTGCTCGTCGACAGCCCGCCGTCCCTGGGGGAACTGACCCGCAACGCGCTCGCCGCCGTCGACCGCGCGCTGGTCGTCACCGAGCCCGGCTACTTCGCCCTTCAGGGCGCCGCCCAGGCGCTGGACGCGGTGTCGGTGGTCCGCTCCGCGGCCAACCTGGGGCTGCGCCCGGTCGGCATCGTGGTCAACCGGGTCCGTTCCCAGCACGCAGAGCACGCGTTCCGGCTGACCGAGTTGCGCGAGGTGTACGGCTCCCTGGTGCTGGACCCGGTGGTGCCGGACCGGTCGTGCATCCAGCAGGCCCAGGGTGCCGGGGTCGCGGTGCAGACCTGGCGCACACCGGCCGCGCGCGAGGTCTCCGACGTGTTCGACCGCCTCCTGACGCACGTGCTCGCCGCGCGCTGAGCCCGGCGTCGCCTGCTGCATCCCGGACCCCTTCCTTCAGGCCGCGGGCGTCAGTGCCCGCCCGACGCCGTCCGGCGGGTGGAACTCGAGCCGGTGGTCGGGGTGCCCGGTGATGCGCCATCGTCGTTCGTGGACCTCGTGGTGGTGCCACCAGCACAGTCCGACGAGGTTGGCCAGGTCGGTGGGGCCGCCGTGGGCCCAGTGCACGATGTGGTGGATCTCGTCGATCGGGCAGTCACAGCCTGGCCATCGACAACCGGTGTCGCGGTGGGTGACCGCGGCGCGTTGGGCGGGGCTGATGACGCGGGTGGTGCGGCCCACGTCGAGCACGGCGCCGCCCGGGTCGACCACGAGGCGGCGGATCGCGGCGTCGCAGGCGATGCGGCGCGCTCCGGCCGGCCCCAGCGGGACGGTGACGGCGCCGTTGGCCCCGGCGAGCGCGGCGGTGGGCCTGTCGTCGAGGGCCAGCTGCAGCGCGTCGGCCGCATCCGCCGCGTCGGCCGGGTCGGCGTGCTCGGCGAGGCGGGCGAGCTCGGCGGGGGTGACCGTGATCTGGACGACGGGCCTCGAGCCGCGCACGTCCGGGAGTCGGGACGGGCCGAGGGAGGCCTCGGCGGCGGCGAGCAGGCGAGCCAGGGCGTCGAGGTTGCGGATGCGCCGCGGCCGCCGGTCGCAGACCTGCCCGTCGGCGCCGGTGGACGCGGCGCCGTCTGACGCGGCGCCGGTGGACGCGGAGGCGGTGGACGCGGAGGCGCTGCCGGTGGATCCGGGGCCGCGGTCGGTCTGGTGGTCCGCAGGCGTGGCGCCGTCGGCGCGGCGGACGGCGAGGCCGGCGGATTGCAGGCAGGCCAGGAACGTCGCGCCGATGTCCGGGGGCAGGGTGGCCGCGACCTGGACCCAGCCGTCCATCAGGGTGGCCACGTCCAGCCCGGCGCGCTCGTGCAGCCGGTGGGCGTCGGCGTCGTCCACCGCGGCGGCGTCGACGCGGATCAGCAGCGCGGACAGGAACCGGCGCAGCTCCTGCGGGGTGTGGCACGCCGCGTAGTCGGCGATCGCGGGTTCGGCGGCGTCCAGCGCCGAGGACAGGGCGGGCACCCAGGCGTGGGCGTCGGCCACCGCGCGCAGGTGCTCGGTGCTGACCGTGCCGTCGGCCAGGCGCGCGGCGAGGTGGCGGTGCCGGGCGCACAGGTCCGCCACCCGGGCTCGCGCGGCGACCTCGCCGTGCCCGGCGCGGGTGTGCGTCCGCAGCCAGGCCTTCGCGTTGCGGGACCCGTCGCCGGCCCAGATCCCCGAGGCGGTGAACCGCCGCACCACCGCGGCGTCGACCGCGGCCAGCTTGGCCCGCACCCGCGCCAGCGCCTCCGCCGCGTCGGCCAGGTCCAGGTCGCCGGCGTCGGCCACCGCCGCGGAACCCAGCAGCCGGTCCAGGTCAGCCTCCACCCCGGCCACGGCCGCGACCAGCGGCAGCGCAGGCGGGACCACGGACGGCACGACGGACACCGGACGACCTCCACGACACGCAGGGCCCACCACGGACCCACGACGGTCCAGCAGATGGGGCGGGACGACGCAGCACCAGCGGCTGCAGCAGACGCGGAGAGAAGCTCGACACCAAGCGTGGGCGGGGGCCGGACGGCCCGGGTGTCCGACGTGCCGGTCGAGTAGAACGAATACTCGAACACCAGTACGAATAGTACGCCGGTCCGCGACCCCCGTCAACCCCTACCGCGAGGAATCCTGGGGCCGATTCCGGCGCCGCGCGAGCACCCGGTCGCCGATCCGCCACCGCATGCCGGAGGTCACGCCACCCGCGCGCCCGCTACTCCCCACGACGCCTCAGCCCAACTCGAACGACGTCAGCCCGAAGACCCGGCTCAGGTCCAGGCCGGGATCGGCGCCGCGGTACATCCGCACGCACGCGAACGCGGGCGTCATTCCCCGCTCCTGCACCATCGCCACGCCGAGCTCGTTCGGGTCCGGGACGTCGATGCTCACCTCGCCCCACGGCGCCCCGAGGACCAGCAGCGCGTCGAGCAGGTCCGCCGCCACGTCCGGGTCGTCCGCGAACAGCGGCGCGATCTTGGCCCCCGTGACGCACCGGCGGACCACGCCGTAGCCGAGCACCCGCCCGGACGCGCCCACGGCGACGCGCGCGGACGTCTCGGGCATCTCCAGCCAGGCCCGCAGGAACGCCTCGCGGGGCCCAGGGAACGCACGCACCCGCCGCTCGTACTCACCCACCGCCGCCACACCCACGTCATCGGCGTCCACCAGCGAGGCGCCGGAACGCGCGCCCACGGCACCCACCAGCGAGGCACCTACCAGGGACGCAACGACGGCCACCGACCAGCGGCGGCTGAGGTGCGCGCGGACGAACCCCAGCGACGCGTACAGGCCCTCCCGCTCGACCACGCCGTCCAGTCCCACGCTGGGCAGGTCGTCCACGTGCCGCAGGCCGATCTCGGACAGCCGGGTCCCGTAGCCGCGGCCCCGTTCGGTCGGCTCGGTGACATACAGCCCGCAGAAGCCGAACGCCTCCCCGTAGCGCACGGCAGACATGGTGGCGACCAGTTCGTCACCCCTCCGCAGGCCGAAGAAGCCGTCGGGGTCCTGGGCGAAGAACGGACCGGCGTCGTACCGGCCCGGCCGCCAGCCCTCCGCCGCGGCCCAGCGCAGCGCCAGCTCCACCACGGCCGGATCGCCGACCACGAGCGTCGGGTCCGCCTCGTCCCGGTCGCCGGCCGAGCCGGCGCTGTCCTCGGTCACGGGGAGCAGCCTCCCACCGCGCGGCAGCGGTCCGTGGGTCGCCGCGCGCCGTAGGGTCGGGTCCACCGGTGGTACGGGCACGAGCAGGAGGAGGCGCGACCCGTGGCGGAACGACGGCGCACCACACCCGGATCCGGCTCGAGCCCGCGACCGGCGCTGCGCAAGGCGCCGGACGCCTCGGTCCACCCCGCCGCCCCCGACTCGCCCACCACTCCGGGAGCGCAGGCGCAGGCGAGCGCCCCCGCCGCGAGCCGTGCCGCTCGACCCGGCGGCCTCCGGCACGCGGGGACGTCCGGCTCCCCGTCCGCGTCCCCGTCCGCGTCCCCGGCCGCCCGCGGTGGCGCGGACCCGGGGCAGCGCCGCATGGTCCGGGTCGGCTCGGCCACCTCCGACGTGCTGCGCGGCAAGGCCGGCGACAAGCTGGTCGAGATCACCGTCCGGCTGCCGAAGTCCCTGCGCAAGCAGCTGAAGGCCGAGGCGAAGGCCCGCGGGACCACCGTCGACGACCTGGTCGCGCACTGCCTCGCGCAGAAGCTGCTGCGCTGACCCGCTCCCGGCCGTGACCGAAAGCCCCATCCCCCCTACCACCGCGCCGGTCCCGCCGGGCGCGTCCCTGGACGGGCTGCGCCGCGCCGCCGCCGACTGCACGGCGTGCGAGCTGGCCGCCCAACCGGGCGTACGGACCGTGTTCTCCCGCGGGCCCGCGACCGCCCGCATCGCCCTGGTCGGCGAGCAGCCCGGCGACGTGGAGGACCGCGAGGGGCTGCCGTTCGTGGGGCCCGCCGGCAAGGTGCTCGACCGCGCGCTCGGCGACGCCGGGCTCGACCCGGCCGCGGTGTACGTCACCAACGCCGTCAAGCACTTCCGCTTCCGTCCCCCGGACCGCCCCGGCGGCCGGCGGATCCACGTCACCCCGGACCTCGAGCACCTCGAGGCCTGCCGACCCTGGCTGCGGGCGGAGCTGGCCATCGTCGACCCGGAGATCGTCGTGCTGCTCGGCGCCACGGCCTGCCGCTCGCTGCTGGGACCGCAGGTGCGGGTGATGCGCGACCGCGGCGTGTTGCGCCCGCGGCCGACCTGGCCCGACGAGCCGGCCCGGGTGGGGCTGGCCTGGTGGCTGGTGACCGTGCACCCGTCGTCGGTGCTGCGGGCCGACGACCAGGAGGCCGCGTACGCCGCGCTCGTCGCCGACCTCACGGTCGCGGCGCACGCCCTGGCCCTCTGAGCCGCCGCCCTACCCGACCCGCTTGACGAAGATGTCCTCCCCGTACTCGTTCCCGTCGCCGGGAGCGAGGTTGCGTGCGTTGGAGGTGAACAGGACGCGGGTCGCGTCCGGTGACCAGATCCCCGGCGCGGACTCGTAGGTGCTCGAGTTGGACTCGCCCTGGACGCCGGAGGCATTGGACGACACGAGTTGGACCCGTCCGGTCTTCAGGTCCTTCACGAAGACGTCCCGCAGCCCGTTCGTGTCGTTGGGGACGAGGTCCGAAGCCAGCGACGTCCAGGCGATCCGGATCCCGTCCGGCGCCCAGCCCGCCACGTAGTGGTCCTTGATCGACGGGCTGTCGTCCGACTTGGTGGAGACCAGGGCGAGCAGCCCCGTCGACACGTTCTTGACGAAGATGTCGACGCCGACGTTGATGTCACCGGCGACCAGGTCGTTGGCACCGGACTGGAACAGAACCCAGGTCCCGTCGGGCGACCACGACGCGATCTCGGAGCCACCACTGCCCTGCGCGCCGCCGGTCCCCGTGGACACCCGCGTGATCTGGCCCGAGGTCAGGTCCTTGACGAAGACGTCACTCGACCCGTTCGTGTCGCCGGGGACCAGAGTGGGCGACTCGGACTCGAAGACCACCTTGTCCGCACGCGGGGACAGCTGGGGCCGCAGCGAGCTGCCGCCGCTCGCGACCGTTCCGTCGCTGGCGCTGCTGGCGACGACGAAGTCCGAGCAGT
Encoded proteins:
- a CDS encoding UdgX family uracil-DNA binding protein (This protein belongs to the uracil DNA glycosylase superfamily, members of which act in excision repair of DNA. However, it belongs more specifically to UdgX branch, whose founding member was found to bind uracil in DNA (where it does not belong), without cleaving it, appears to promote DNA repair by a pathway involving RecA, rather than base excision.), translating into MTESPIPPTTAPVPPGASLDGLRRAAADCTACELAAQPGVRTVFSRGPATARIALVGEQPGDVEDREGLPFVGPAGKVLDRALGDAGLDPAAVYVTNAVKHFRFRPPDRPGGRRIHVTPDLEHLEACRPWLRAELAIVDPEIVVLLGATACRSLLGPQVRVMRDRGVLRPRPTWPDEPARVGLAWWLVTVHPSSVLRADDQEAAYAALVADLTVAAHALAL
- a CDS encoding HNH endonuclease signature motif containing protein — encoded protein: MSVVPSVVPPALPLVAAVAGVEADLDRLLGSAAVADAGDLDLADAAEALARVRAKLAAVDAAVVRRFTASGIWAGDGSRNAKAWLRTHTRAGHGEVAARARVADLCARHRHLAARLADGTVSTEHLRAVADAHAWVPALSSALDAAEPAIADYAACHTPQELRRFLSALLIRVDAAAVDDADAHRLHERAGLDVATLMDGWVQVAATLPPDIGATFLACLQSAGLAVRRADGATPADHQTDRGPGSTGSASASTASASTGAASDGAASTGADGQVCDRRPRRIRNLDALARLLAAAEASLGPSRLPDVRGSRPVVQITVTPAELARLAEHADPADAADAADALQLALDDRPTAALAGANGAVTVPLGPAGARRIACDAAIRRLVVDPGGAVLDVGRTTRVISPAQRAAVTHRDTGCRWPGCDCPIDEIHHIVHWAHGGPTDLANLVGLCWWHHHEVHERRWRITGHPDHRLEFHPPDGVGRALTPAA